Below is a window of Janthinobacterium lividum DNA.
CATGTGGGCGATCAGGGTAGGAAAGGCGTCGATCGACTTCATGCCCGGATACAGCACAGCGCTGCACATGCCGATCAGGGCCGCCATCAGGCCGAACGGAATCATCAGCGACGACACGTAATAGCAGGCGCGCTTGGCCACGGCCGGGTTGTCCGTGCTGACCAGGGCCTGGATCACGTATTGCGTGGCAAAGATGGAACCGATGCCGCCTATCATCCAGGCGATGATCTGGCCCCAGCCGATCTCGACCCAGTTGAACATCTTGGCCGGCAATTGCGCCTGCAGCGCGCCGATGCCGCCTGTCGCTTCCAGCGCATACGCCAGCGCCAGGATCACGCCCAGGTACTTGACGATGGAGTGGGCGAAATTGGTGTACACGACCGAGCGCATGCCGCCCAGGCTGACATAGATCACGGTGATGGCGCCCACCAGCAAAATGGCCACGGTTTTATTGATGTGCAGCACGGCCGCCAGCACGGCGCCGCCGCTCGCGTACAGGGCCACGGCAACGATGCTCAGCGCGACGATGGTAAGTATCGATGCGGCATAGCGCACGGGTTCGCCGTAGGTTTGCGCCAGGATACCGGAAATCGTCGACTGCCCGCTTTCCTTGTATTTTTTCACCAGCACGATGGCCAGCAGCAAGAAGCCCAGCGACAGCGCCACCAGATTCCATGCAGCGGAAATGCCCAGTTCATAGCCCTTCTGGGCCGTGCCGATGCTGACGGAACTGCCGATAAATTCCGACAGCAGCAGCGCGCCGATCAGATAGGCGGGATAGTTGCGCCCGCCCGCCGTCATGCCCTCGGCGCTGTTGGCATGCTTGCGCACGCTATAGGTAATGTAGGACATGAGGGCGAAATAGCCCACCGTGACCGCGGCGATAATGATCAATCTGTTTTCCATCCGTCTACTCCAAGTCTGCTTTTCTTATTATTATTTTTCAAGAAAGCTTCCCCTGCCGCGTGCCGGACCAGCCGGTGGCGGTGCTCAGGGGAAAGTCCAATTCCCGCCGTACCGATACGGTACAGCAAGCCTCACAATAAAAAGGTCCGCAACTGCACCGTAAACAAGTCCGCCGCTTCGATATTCGAGATATGCGAAGCGGGCAGGCTTGCCAGGCGGGCGCCAGCAATCTGCTGCTGCAGCCAGCGCCCGTCGTCGATGGTGGTCACGGGATCGTGCTCGCCCACGATGATCAGGGTGGGCACGGCTATCGTGCCGACGCAGGCATGCAAGTCCGCCTCGGCCAGCACGTCGCAGCAGGCCGCGTAGCCGCCGGCATCCTGGCCGCGCAAGGTGCTTGTCAGGCGCGCCACCGTGTCCGCCTCGCGCGCAATAAACTGCGGCGTGAACCAGCGCACTGCGGCGCTCTCGGCCACCGCAGCCATGCCGTCGCGGCGCACTTGCTCCGCCCGCAGCTGCCACGGCGCGGCGCCACCGATGCGCGCCGCCGTATTCGCCAGCACGAGCTTCGTCAAGCGCTGCGGCTGGTGTATGCCCAGCCACTGGCCCGTCAAGCCCCCCATGGAAATGCCGCAGAAGGCGGCACGGGCGATATCGAGGTGGTCGAGCAGCGCCACCACGTCCAGACCCAGCCGCTCGATGCCGAACGGCGCGCTGCCGCTGGCCGACTGGCCATGGCCGCGCGTGTCGTAGCGCACGACAAAAAAGTCGCCGGCCAGCGCGGCCGCCTGCGCATCCCACATGGACAGGTCCGTGCCGAGGGAATTCGACAGGACCAGGCAGGGCTTGCTGCGCTCGCCATCCGTGCGGTAATGCAGGCCGATACCGTCCACCTCGCACATTTTCCCGGCAGTGTCGTTGCCTGTATGCGTCATCGCATGTCTCCTCAGGAATCGTCGTCGCGCACCGACGAAGGATGGCGGCACAGCGGCATCACGTCGATCTGCATGTAGGGAAATAGCGGGAGCGAGGTCAGCAAATTATGCAGCTCGTCCACGCTGTCCACGTCGAAGACGCTGATGTTGGCGTACTGGCCGGCGATGCGCCACAGGTGACGCCATTTGCCCTCGTGCTGCAGGCGCTGGGCCAGTTCCTTTTCCGTCTGCTTCAGCTGCGCCGCCTGCTCGGCCGGCATGCTCAATGGCAGGTTCACGTTCATGCGTACATGGAATAACATGGTTTCTCCCTTATTGACGCTGCATGGCATGCAGCTTGTCCATATCGATCTCGACGCCCAGACCCGGGCCCGTCGGCACCTGCAGCATGAAGTCGCGGTACACGAGCGGCTCGCGCAAGACTTCCTGCGTCAGCAGCAAGGGCCCGAACAGCTCCGTGCCCCAGGCCAGTTCGGCAAACGTGGAGCACACGTGGGCCGTGGCGGCCGTGCCGACGCCGCCTTCGAGCATGGTGCCGCCGTACAGGCCCACGCCGGCCAGGCGCGCCACGGTAGCCACTTCCAGCGCGGGCAGCAAGCCGCCCGACTGGGTGATCTTCACCGCATACACGTCGGCCGCGTCGGCCTGCGCCAGCGCCAGCGCGTCGGCGGGGCCGTGCAAGGCTTCGTCGGCCATGATGGCCACGTCGAAGCGCTGCTTCAGGCGCGCCAGCGCGGCACGGTTGCCCGCCTTGACCGGCTGCTCGATCAGGTCGATGCCGCCCGCTTCCAGCGCGGCGATGCCGCGCACGGCGTCCGTCTCACTCCAGGCCTGGTTGACATCGACGCGCACGCTGGCACGTTCGCCCAGCGCCCGCTTGATCTCCAGCACGTGTGCCACGTCGTCCATCACATCACGCAGGCCGATCTTCAGCTTGAAGATGCGGTGGCGGCGCAAGTCCAGCATTTTTTCCCCTTCGGCGATATCGCGCGCGGTGTCGCCGCTGGCCAGCACCCAGGCCACGGGCAGCGCATCGCGCACGCGGCCGCCCAGCAATTCCGACAGCGGCACGTTCAGGCGGCGCGCCTGGGCGTCGAGCAGCGCCGTTTCGATCGCACATTTGGCGAAACGGTTACCCTGGATGACCTTGCGTACCTTGGCCATCGCCTTGGCGACCTCGCTCGCTTCCATGCCGACCAGCAGCGGTGCGATATAGGTATCGATATTCGTCTTGATGCTTTCCGGGCTTTCGCCGCCATAGCTCAAGCCGCCGATGGTGGTCGCTTCGCCCCAGCCGGTGATGCCATCGGCGCAGCGCAGCCGCACCAGCACCAGGGTCTGCGTATTCATGGTGGCGACGGACAACCTGTGGGGACGGATGGTTGGCACATCGACCAGGTAGGTCTCGATATTTTGAATCATATTTATTCCGTATAATTCTGTGGAGTGATGACACCATATTCCCCGAATGTCCCCACGTCCAACACCGAGTTGGTATCAAACCTATACCTGAAAGGTATGAAGATGGAATTACGGCACTTGCGCTACTTCATCGCGGTCGCAGAGGAAAGGAACTTCACGCGGGCCGCCGCGCGCTTGCACATCGCGCAGCCGCCGCTCAGCCGGCAGATGCAGCAACTGGAAGAAACCCTGGGCGTGGCGCTGATCGAAAAGGGGTCGCGGCCCCTGCGGCTGACGGAAGCGGGCGAGTTTTTCCTCGCCCATGCGCGGCCTCTGCTCGACCAGGTGCGCGACCTGCAGGCGATGACGCAGCGCGTGGGCAAACTGGAACGCACCCTGTCGATCGGCTTCGTCGCCTCGACACTGTATGGGGAATTGCCCGACATCGTGCACCGCTATTGCGAACGCCATCCCGAGGTCGACGTGAGCCTGCATGAAATGACGACGGTGCAGCAGCTCAAAGCCCTGAAGGAAGGCCGCATCGACGTGGGTTTCGGGCGCCTGAAAAGCGAAGACCCCAGCATCCGCCGCATCCTACTGCGCGAGGAGCGGCTGGTGGTCGCCCTGCCGCCCGGCCACCGGCTGGCCAAGGGGGAAGGCGGATTGCGCCTGACCGACCTGGTGCACGAAACCCTGCTCGTGTATCCGAAAGCGCCCCGCCCCAGCTTTGCCGACCAGGTGCTGAGCATGTTCAGCGAAGGCAATGTCACGCCCGGCCCCGTCACGGAAGTGCGCGAACTGCAGATTTCCATGGGACTGGTGGCGGCCGGCCAGGGCATTTCCATCGTGCCGGAAAGCGTGCAAGCCATGCATCACCGGAACGTCGTGTACCGCAAGCTGGACGACAAGCATGCGTTCTCACCCATTTTATTCAGCATGCGGCATATGGACCGCTCGCCGGAACTGGACAACCTCCTCGCTGCCGTGTACTCGATCTACGATGAACACGGCATCGCGCACGTCAAGGAAAGCCTGTAGCGCTCACCGCTCATAGCGGCGCGTCGGCCAGCAATGCCGGGCGCAGCGCGCGGATGCGCAGTTCCGTGAAATAACCGCCCGCCTCGTTGTAGCGCAGATAGTGGCGGCCGCAGTTCAGGCAGCGGGCCACCTGACTCAGGTTGGCAGGATAGTAGCGCGGCGCGATGGGCGCCTCCGCGCTGTCGTAGCGCGTGCCGTGCGGGTGGTATTCGGCAAACGTCGGTTCCTCGTACGGATCTTCGCGCAGGGTGCCGATTTCTTCAAAGCGGTCCAGCTCCAGCGAGGTGGGCAACCGTTGCCAGGCGTCCAGCGGGACGGCGCAGCAGCTGCATTTTTTTGTCACCAGCGCCGACGCGGCGGCCAGTGCGGACAAGGCGGGAAAGTCGATGAATAACATGGTTCAGCCTAAGCAAAGGGGCGGCCCATGGCAACGAGCCTGGCCGCGCCCTATTATTCTAGCCCAGCAAGCGACTAGCCATGGGCGCCGTCACCGCGCAACCCGGCGCTGGCGGCCATAGCGCGCCAGGAGCAGCTCGAGCAGCATCAGCATACAGCCAGAAATGAGCAGTAGCGGCATCAGCGCGCACATGCCGGCCGCCACCAGCCAGGCCAGTGCGGAAGGAGAGGTCCAGGCGCCCGGCAGCAGCTTGGGCAAACCCAGCGAGCCAGGCAAGCGCCGCTTGAAAAACATCACCCAGCCCGACACCAGCGAGAACAGCACGCTGGCACCAAACAGCAGCAGCAAGGCCTGGTTCCACCAACCGAATTCGCCGCGGTGGAAGGGGATGCCGATGGCCGTGGCCTTGCCGAACGCCGTCTGCGCCTCCCAGCCCGCGTAATACAGGGGCTTGCCGCTATAGGCATCGAATTGCAGGTCGAAGCGCAAGGTGGGCTGGCTGCGGTCGGCCATGGTGGCGCGCCACACATCGTCCTGGCTGGCCGGCGCCGTCAGCTGCAAGGCGATGGCGGGCGCGTGGCTGCGCGCCACCCGCCAGGCATCCTGCCAGTCGAGCGGCGCGCCCTCCTCGCTTGAGTGCAGGCCGCGCGGCACGGGCGGCGGCGCCTGCCCGCTGACGTCGCGCAGCGTGCGTATGCGCCCGCCCGCCTGCTGGCTCCACGTCAGCCCCGTCGTCAGGATGACGATGCTGACGATGCCCAGCGCCACGCCGAGAAAAGCATGCCACTGGCGCCAGCCATTGCGGCCCCGCGCACCCCGCTTCGGCAAGCCCGATTGCGCACCGCGCGGCCACCACAGGATCACGCCCGTCACCAGCATCACCATCAGCCAGCTGGCGGCCAGCTCGATCATCCAGCGCCAGCCATCGTTTTGCAGCAGGCGCGAATGCAGCTTTTTCGCCCAGTTGCCGAAGCGTTCACTGCTGGCAAGGCTGCCCAGCACGCGCGCGTCATAGGGATTCACATACACGATGATCGCTTGCGCGGGCAGGCCGAACTTCGGCCTGGCTGGCGTGACCGGCGCGGCATGTCCGCCATGGCCCGCATGTTCATCCTGCGCGCCGCCGGGCGGCGCGAACGCCACCTGCACCGCATCGTCCTGTTGAAACGGCGGCACCACGTGCTGCACCGCCCAGCCGCGCGGCGCCGCCCGTTCCGCGGCCGCCACGGCGGCGTCCAGCGGCAGCATGGACGCCTGCGGCGCCACATGATCGAGATGCTGGTACAGCCTTGCCTCGATCTGCGGCGTGAACACATACAAAATGCCCGTCAGGGTGGCCACCAGGGCAAACGGCGAGGCAATCAGCGCAGCCCAGAAATGGATGCGCCAGTACAGGCTTTTGCGGCGTGCGATGAGGAAGGTAAAATCGTCCATGGTCATCCTCACAGTGCGTTGAAGGTATAGCCCAGGCCCAGCATCACGCTGCGCGGCGCACCGGGCGTGTACTGGTTCTGGCTGTTCGGCGCGTAGCTGCCCACGCCCGCATAACTGCTGCTGGCCGAATCGGCATAGCGTTTATCGGCCAGGTTGCGCACCTGCGCCCACGCTTCCAGCCCCCGCGCGACCTGATAGCTGGCGCGCAGGTTCAGCAAGGCGTGGCCCTTGTACTCCACCGTGTTGGCATTGTTCATCCAGTAGCGCCCCTGGTGCACGGCTTCGAGCGCGATACGCGCGCCGGCCACGGGCTTGTAGCCGATCTCGATCGAGGTGATGTCGCGCGGCGCCTGCGGCATGGCGCGGCCGCTGTAATCGAGGGTACTGGAGAGCTGGTAGCGCAGGTAGCGGTGGCGCGCGATGGCCGTGGCGAAGCGCGCGTCGAACGGGCCACTGTCGTAGTTCAGGCCCAGCTCCAGACCTTCGCTGCGCGTGCGTCCCGCATTGCGGTTTTCGCTGTTGCCCGGCGAGAGCGTGTAGCTGACGATGGTGTCGCGTCCATCGAGCCGGTACAGGGCCGTGTCGAGTTTCAAGCGGCCCTGCAAAAAGGCCCAGCGCAAGCCCAGTTCATAGTTGTTGTAGACGGACGGTTGCAGGTCGGCGATGCCCGTCTTGCCATACAGTTGGCTCACTTCCGGCGGCGTGAAGCCCTGGCTGACGTTTGCATACGCGCTGCCAGCATGACCGAGGGCGTAGGTGGCGCCCAGCTTCGGGCTCACGTGCGAAAAACTGCGCGACTCGTCGGGCGCGCCATAATTGACACTGCCGCCGGGCGCCAGCTTGTTATGGTAATCGTAGCGGATGGCGTCTGAACGGCCGCCCAGCACCACGCGCGTGCCCGCCAACGGAGAAAATTCCCATTGCGCGAAAACGGCCGTGTTCAGAATGTCCGTCTGGTAGTCGCGCACGCCCTGCGGATTGCTCGCATTGGCCAGGGAGTAGCGCAGGTAGCGGCCCGTGGCGGCATCGCGCACGATGGACAGGTTGTCGCTGACAAAGGGATTGTCGCTCTTGTCCACGTAGACACCGGCGATCAAGCGCGAACGCAGCCAGGCGAATTCCTGCTGGTGCTTCACGTCCAGGCCCAGCGAATCGACGTGGTTGTTGTTGATGACGCCCTTGCACAGCAGACCCACGCAACTGCCTATGGAATACGCGGGAATCTGCCCATGGTCGTTCTTGCGCGTAAACACGGTGACGGTGCTCGTGCCATTGGCCGTCGTCGCGCCCTCCCACGCCAGGTTCATGCGCGTGGTCTTGTCCTTGCGGTATGTGAAAGTATTCAGGCTCTTGCCCGGGGCATTGCGATAATCGTCTTCAAACAGGCTGCCCGTCATGGCCGCATCGAGATCCGTGTGCACGAGGGTGGCACGCAGCTGCGAGGTGGGGCTGAGCGCATAGTCGGCGCGCAGCGAGAACGAATCCTTGTCGCCATAGCTGTATTCTTGCCAGTTGTCGCGCGAGCGGCGCGAACTGTAATGGGAAAAGCGCAGTCCCAGCGGGCCCCAGGTATCGCTGGCGGAGGTGTCATAGCGGGTGTAGCCGCCCACGTTATCGCGCCGCACGCCGACCTTGGCCGTCGGCGTCGCACTGGCGCCGGCCGTGAGGAAATTGACGGCGCCGCCCACGGCATTGCTGCCGTACAGCGAGGACGCCGCGCCCTTCACCACTTCCACGCCGCTGGCCCCCGCCATGTTCATCTCGTTAAGCGAGTTATGGTTGAAGACGCCCAGCGGACGGATGGGAATGCCGTCTTCCAGGTACTGGTAGACGGCATTCGTGCCGATGGGCTGGCGGATGCTCATGCTGTGCTGCTCGTTGCCCAGGTCATTCCAGTACACGCCGGCGATGCGGTTGAGGATATCGCCCATGGTCTTGGGCTTGTCGCGTTCCAGGGTTTTGGCATTGACGACGCCGATGGCCTGCGGCGTCTCGGATAACCACGATTGCGCGCGTGAGCCGGAAACGACGACGGTGTCGATGGCGTGATCAGTTTGGTCAAGTTGCTGCGCCTGCGCGCAAGGGTAAGCCAGGGTGATGGCGACGGCCAGCACCAATAATTTCTTGTTCATGTGATTCTCGTATAAGTGTGCGGATGCGGCACGTCACACCGCAAGGTGGACAGCGCCAACATTGAAAATGCAAAAACTTAGACGAGGGCGGGCGGCGCGCGCGATTGCGCGGTGGACCAGATGAACAGAGGTGACGGGGACTGGTAGTACAGGGCTGGAAAAATGGCCGTGCCGCTGGCGGCGGGCAGCGGCAGCACGGGGCTGGTCGGCGGCAAGCCGACGGAACCCGCATGCGTGGAACAGAAAGCGCAATGCTCCATCTGCATGGCCTTGCCGCCGGACTTGCCGTCGGCGGCGCCATCATCGACCTGGACGAAACGGATGCCGGCCACCGAGCAGATTTCCGCCCAGCCGGAGCCTGACTCCTGCTTGGCGTTGGCGACGGCCTGGGAAATCGAAGGCGCGAGCGCAGCCAACAGGATCGCAAAACAGGCGATCCAGGCGGCAAAGCGGCGCGTGAACAAGGTCATTCCCATGGCCGCATTTTACCAGCGGCCGCCGGGACTGGGTAGCGGAAAGCGGCTCAGGCGGCCGGGCAGGCGGCGTTGCCGTTGTCAAAAGAGCGCACCACGCTCGCCGCATCGGCGGCAATGCGGTTCACGGCGCGGCGATGACCGAGCACCAGTTCATCATAGCCCGCCCCCACTTTTTCATTGGCTATCGTGCGGCAAGTGACCACCTTGCTGCTGGCCAGCTGGCGCACGCTCCACACGGCATCGATCAGCGCATACTGGCCCATCACCGATTCAAAGCGCTGCACATTGGTGCTGATGCGGTACACGGGCAGGTTGTCCGGGTGCGGCGTGCGGAACACATCGATGGCGCCCAGGTCGTTCGTCACGGCCGTCGACAGGGCCTGTCCGATCTCGCCGGCCAGCGGCCCCGCCCAGCGCTGCTGCTCCAGCAATTCGATGCGGCCCGATGACGCCGTCACAACAAACTGGTTGCGGCTCACCTGCTGCGGCACGCTGACGGCCAGCACCTCGACATAGTATTTCACGGGTTTGGCCGGCTGCGCGTCGGCGCCCCCGCTGAGCGTATAAAAATGCTCGGGCTGGGGCGTGGAGCAGGCGCACAGCAGGCTGGCTGCCATCAGTAGCGCAAAAATTGGCTTCCTCATTTTTTTTCATCTCCTTTTTTACCGCGGATCAGGGACTCTGGGTGGCGTTCCAGGTAATCCGACAGCGCGTTCAGCGATTGTAGGGTTTGCGTCAGCTGCTGCAAGGCCTGGCGCACGTCCGACTGCAGCGGCGAATCCTTTTGCAACACCTGTTCGGCCGTGCCGAAGGTTTGTTTCGCCGCTGTCAGGGTATCGCGCATTTCCGGCACCACCTGGCCATCGAGCTGCTTGAACAGAGTATTGGCCTGCTTGATGGTGGCGTTCAGGTTGTTGCCGATCTCCGCATACGGCACCTGATCGAGCTTGCGGGCGATGCTGGCGATCTGCGTCTGCAATTCATCGAGGGTATTGGGCACGGTGGGCACTTCCAGCGGATACCTGTTCAAATCCAGCGCCACCTTCGGTGCTTTCGGGAAGAAGTCCAGCGCGATGTACAGCTGGCTGGTGAGCAGGTTGCCCGTGCGCAGCTGGGCGCGCAAACCGCGGCTGACCATGCGTTCGAGCACCTGGTGGCCGGCCGAGCCTTCCGCATCGTCGACGGCCGCCTTGAAGCGCATGCCCAGGCGGGCCGGGTACAGATTGACGGTGACGGGCATGCGGAAGTTCTTCTTCACGGGGTCGAATTCAATACCCACCGAGCGCACTTCGCCCAGCACGATGCCGCGGAAGTCCACCGTGGCGCCGGGCTGCAAGCCACGCAGGGACTGGTCGAAATAGAATACGGTGGTAATGGCTTCCCCATCGGGCTCGCGCATGGCGCTGGCCTCGTCGGCCGCCAGCCGGTAAGTGGTGCCAGCCGGCGCCGGGTCTTCCGGCTTGCGGCCATTTTCCGCCTCGAAGGCGATACCGCCCACCAGCATGGCGGCCAGCGACTGCGTGTTCAGTTTGAAGCCGTTGGAATCGAGGCGCACATCGACGCCGCTGGCATGCCACCAGCGCGCATTCTTGCCGACGAACTGGTCGTACGGCGCGTTCACGAAGACCGACATGGTGATGCCGTTGCCATCCTTGTCCAGCGCGAAGCTGACCACCTTGCCCACGCGCAGGCGGTGGAAGAACAGGGGCGAACCCACGTCGACGGAACCGAGGCTGTCCGCATGCAGGGTGTACAGCTTGCCCTTCTGGTCGCCGGCCACGGCGGGCGGATTCTCCATGCCGATGAAATTGTCCTTCTTGGCTTCCGACTTGCCCGTGTCGACGCCGATGTAGGCGCCCGACAGCAAGGTACCCAGCCCCGTCACGCCGCTGGCGCCGATCTGCGGGCGCACCACCCAGAAACGCGAATCGGCGGTGGCGAAGCGGCGCGCCTCCTTGCTCATGTCGATCGTCACCAGCACCTTGCTCAAATCGTCGCCCAGGGTGATGGCGCGCACTTGGCCGATATCGACATCCTTGTACTTGACCTTGGTCTTGCCCGGCTCCAGGCCTTCGGCGCTCTTGAAGCTGACCGTCACCGTGGGTCCCTGGTCGAGGATGGACTTGGCCGCCAGGCCGGCGCCGATCAGCGCAGCGAGCAGCGGAATGAGCCATACCAGCGACGGCAGCCAGCGGCTGCCCTGTTCCACATCGGGTTCCGGCAATGGACGATCACCCATTTCGGCAAGGCCGCCCGCTTCTTTGTCAGACATGCTGTTCTCCAATCACTGTATTGTTTCCGGTATTTGCCACCACCACGGGTTCTTCCTCGCCAGGCACTTGCCCATCGACGGGGTCCCAGATCAGGCGCGGGTCGAACTGCATCGCCGCCAGCATGGTCAGCACCACCACGGCGCCAAAGGCCAGCGCGCCGGGACCTGCAGTGATCACGGCCAGCGACTTGAAGCGCACCAGCGCCACCGTCAGGGTGACGACGAAGATGTCGAGCATGGACCAGCGGCCGATGAATTCGACCATGCGGTACAAGATGGTGCGCTGGCGCGGCCGCCAGCGCGAACGCCGCTGCGCGGTGAAGGCCAGCAGCGCCAGCACGCCCAGCTTGAGCATGGGCACGACCACGCTGGCGATGAAAATGATGATGGCCAGGCCCTTCGAGCCGCTGGTCCAGAACAGCACCACGCCGCTCATAATGGTGTCGTTTTGTGCGCCAAACAAGGAATACGTCACCATCACGGGCAGCAGGTTGGCGGGAATGTAGAGGATCATGGCGGCGATCAGCAAGGCCCAGGTGCGATTGATGCTGTCCGGTTTGCGCACGTGCAGAGCCGTGCCGCAGCGCACGCAAGCCACGTGCCTGCCCTTGCCCAAGGGTGGCGCCACCAGGCCGCAGGCATGGCAGGGCAACACCTTCTCGCCCGGCGCGAAGGCCTTGTAGCGGATGCCGGGCAGCGCTTGCCGCGTCAGGTCGTCACCCAGCTTCCACAGGGCCTTGGGATCGAACGAAACGACGATGGCCAGCATCAGGGTCAGCGCGCCAAACGCGAACAGCCCCGGTTGCGGCAACACCGTGGCCAGGCTGGTCATCTTGACGACGGTGATCAGGATGCCGATCATCAGCACCTCCGTCATGCCCCATTCGCGCGCCGTCTGCACGGCGCGCAGCACGCGGTTGAAGCCCGGCACCTTGACGCCGCCGCGCAAACCCAATGCCACATACAGCAGCGAACCGAGTTCGATGGCGGGAAAGAGAATGGTAAACAGGAAGACCATCGTCGCCACGATGTGCATCTGCTCGGACCACAGCACGCGGATGGAACCGAGCAAGGTGGCGCTGGAAGTGAGGCCATTGACGTCGAGTTCGACGATGGGGAAAAACTGGGCGATCAAAAGACAAAGGCGGCGCCCAGGGTCAGCGCCACCACCTTGGTCAATTCGGCCGATGCGCCCCGCGCGTGGGCGCCCCGGTACAGCACCGAGCGGCAACGGATGCAGCGCGCCTTTTCGCGGGGACGCAGCGGACGTTTGCGGTACAGCACGCCGCAGTCATGACAGCTAATCAGGTCGTATCGGTGCACAGTGTGAAGTTTGCCAGCGCCCGAAGCGCGACTATCCCATGTCAATGCCAGCCATCATATTACAGAGTTGGCATTTTCCTGCACCTCAGCACTATTTATTGTTCTGCGCCTAACAATGTCTCGACCGCACGGCCAATTTGCAGCACTCTTTCATCCGTGCCGGCCAGACCGCAAATGCCCAGCCCCACGGGCAGTTCGCCGTCGGCATGGCAAGGCAGCGACAGCGCGCAGCCGTCGAGGAAGTTGATCACGCTGGCGTTGCGCAACACGAGGCCATTCGTGGCAAAAAAAGTGGCGTCATCCGCTTCCAGGGGTGCGACTTCCGGCGCTAGAATAGCCACGCTGGGCATCAGCCAGGCATCGAATGGCGCCAGACGCCGCCGGGCGATGGCGATCAGGCGCGCACGCGCATCGAGCAAGTCGATGTAGTCGGCCGCGCCTTGCTGCTGGCCGCGGCGGATGCGCGCCGCCACGCGCTGGTCGTACTGCGCGCCCTTCTCTTCAAGCAACACCCTGTGCCAGTGCCAGGCTTCCGCCGCCACCAGGCCGCCGCCGCCATTCAACGTCGGCAGTTCCAGCAATTCGGGGAAATCGAACTGTTCCACCTGCGCGCCGGCTTGCCGCAGCTTGTCCAGTGCGGCGTCAAAAGCCTGCTGCACCTGCGGCGCCACGTGCGTACCGACGTAGTCAAGGGTAAAGCCGAAGCGCAAGCCTTTCAGTGCTGGCGCCTGCGCGCCGATGTCATGGCCCGACAGCGCTGCGTACAAAATGGCGCAGCAATCGACGCTGTGCGCGATGGGCCCGGCCGAGTCGAGGGAGCGCGACAGGGGCACCGTGCCGGCCAGCGACACGGAAGCCGCCGTCGGCTTGAAGCCCGTCAGGCCGCAAAAAGCGGACGGGATGCGGATCGAGCCGCCCGTGTCCGTGCCCAGCGCGCCGGCCGCCATCGTCAACGCCACCGTCACGGCGCCGCCAGAAGTGGAACCTCCCGCCACGCGTGCGCGGTCGTGCGGGTTGCGCGGCGTACCGTAATGGGGATTCAAGCCCAGGCCGGAAAACGCGAATTCGCTCATGTTGGTGCGTCCCAGCAGGATGGCGCCGGCCGCGCGCAGGCGCGCCACGGCGCCCGCATCGGCCACGGCGGGCGGCGCGTCGGCCAGCGCCAGCGAGGCGGCGCTGCTGACCTGCCCCCTGACGTCGAACAGGTCCTTGATCGAGATGGGCACGCCGGCCAGGGGCGAGGCAACGATACCGGCCGCGCGCGCCGCATCGCTGGCGCGTGCCTCGGCCAGCGCCTGTTCACCGTCGAGGCTGACATAAGCATGGCCGCCCTGCGCCCGGTGCGCCTCGGCGCGCGCCAGCATCTGCTCTGTCAGCTGCACGCTGGTGATGCGGCCAGCAGCCAGG
It encodes the following:
- a CDS encoding DUF2946 domain-containing protein, whose protein sequence is MGMTLFTRRFAAWIACFAILLAALAPSISQAVANAKQESGSGWAEICSVAGIRFVQVDDGAADGKSGGKAMQMEHCAFCSTHAGSVGLPPTSPVLPLPAASGTAIFPALYYQSPSPLFIWSTAQSRAPPALV
- a CDS encoding PqiC family protein; this translates as MRKPIFALLMAASLLCACSTPQPEHFYTLSGGADAQPAKPVKYYVEVLAVSVPQQVSRNQFVVTASSGRIELLEQQRWAGPLAGEIGQALSTAVTNDLGAIDVFRTPHPDNLPVYRISTNVQRFESVMGQYALIDAVWSVRQLASSKVVTCRTIANEKVGAGYDELVLGHRRAVNRIAADAASVVRSFDNGNAACPAA
- a CDS encoding MlaD family protein; translated protein: MSDKEAGGLAEMGDRPLPEPDVEQGSRWLPSLVWLIPLLAALIGAGLAAKSILDQGPTVTVSFKSAEGLEPGKTKVKYKDVDIGQVRAITLGDDLSKVLVTIDMSKEARRFATADSRFWVVRPQIGASGVTGLGTLLSGAYIGVDTGKSEAKKDNFIGMENPPAVAGDQKGKLYTLHADSLGSVDVGSPLFFHRLRVGKVVSFALDKDGNGITMSVFVNAPYDQFVGKNARWWHASGVDVRLDSNGFKLNTQSLAAMLVGGIAFEAENGRKPEDPAPAGTTYRLAADEASAMREPDGEAITTVFYFDQSLRGLQPGATVDFRGIVLGEVRSVGIEFDPVKKNFRMPVTVNLYPARLGMRFKAAVDDAEGSAGHQVLERMVSRGLRAQLRTGNLLTSQLYIALDFFPKAPKVALDLNRYPLEVPTVPNTLDELQTQIASIARKLDQVPYAEIGNNLNATIKQANTLFKQLDGQVVPEMRDTLTAAKQTFGTAEQVLQKDSPLQSDVRQALQQLTQTLQSLNALSDYLERHPESLIRGKKGDEKK
- a CDS encoding paraquat-inducible protein A, producing MIAQFFPIVELDVNGLTSSATLLGSIRVLWSEQMHIVATMVFLFTILFPAIELGSLLYVALGLRGGVKVPGFNRVLRAVQTAREWGMTEVLMIGILITVVKMTSLATVLPQPGLFAFGALTLMLAIVVSFDPKALWKLGDDLTRQALPGIRYKAFAPGEKVLPCHACGLVAPPLGKGRHVACVRCGTALHVRKPDSINRTWALLIAAMILYIPANLLPVMVTYSLFGAQNDTIMSGVVLFWTSGSKGLAIIIFIASVVVPMLKLGVLALLAFTAQRRSRWRPRQRTILYRMVEFIGRWSMLDIFVVTLTVALVRFKSLAVITAGPGALAFGAVVVLTMLAAMQFDPRLIWDPVDGQVPGEEEPVVVANTGNNTVIGEQHV
- a CDS encoding TonB-dependent receptor, which codes for MNKKLLVLAVAITLAYPCAQAQQLDQTDHAIDTVVVSGSRAQSWLSETPQAIGVVNAKTLERDKPKTMGDILNRIAGVYWNDLGNEQHSMSIRQPIGTNAVYQYLEDGIPIRPLGVFNHNSLNEMNMAGASGVEVVKGAASSLYGSNAVGGAVNFLTAGASATPTAKVGVRRDNVGGYTRYDTSASDTWGPLGLRFSHYSSRRSRDNWQEYSYGDKDSFSLRADYALSPTSQLRATLVHTDLDAAMTGSLFEDDYRNAPGKSLNTFTYRKDKTTRMNLAWEGATTANGTSTVTVFTRKNDHGQIPAYSIGSCVGLLCKGVINNNHVDSLGLDVKHQQEFAWLRSRLIAGVYVDKSDNPFVSDNLSIVRDAATGRYLRYSLANASNPQGVRDYQTDILNTAVFAQWEFSPLAGTRVVLGGRSDAIRYDYHNKLAPGGSVNYGAPDESRSFSHVSPKLGATYALGHAGSAYANVSQGFTPPEVSQLYGKTGIADLQPSVYNNYELGLRWAFLQGRLKLDTALYRLDGRDTIVSYTLSPGNSENRNAGRTRSEGLELGLNYDSGPFDARFATAIARHRYLRYQLSSTLDYSGRAMPQAPRDITSIEIGYKPVAGARIALEAVHQGRYWMNNANTVEYKGHALLNLRASYQVARGLEAWAQVRNLADKRYADSASSSYAGVGSYAPNSQNQYTPGAPRSVMLGLGYTFNAL